CCTTAACCGAGAAGGcgctgagtgcggtgctcgtccaggatcaagatcaaatTCAGAAGCCGgtttattttgtcagcaaggtaTTGCGAGGCccagaagtgagatatcaggctttggagaaagcagcattggcagtagtgttttcggcgaggaggttgcgccactacttccagagttttacagtgttggtgatgaccgacttaccTATCCAGAAGGTCCTAAAGAAACCAGATGTGGCTGGAAGAATGGTAaaatgggcggtagagttgtcggagttcgacatcaagtatgagccccggggaccgatcaagggacaaatcttcgctgacttcgtggtcgaattATCTTCTGAAACAGTGCAAAGCGCCGGAGatggttttcgttgggtgctctcagtgGACGGATCCTCCAACTAGTTGGGCAGTGGGGCCGGGGTAAttctggaaggacccaacggcgtgttgatagaacagtccctaaaattcgcctttaaagccagcaacaaccaggcggaatacgaggctttgatcgctggcgttttgttggcaaaggagatgggagcaagggTGCTGTTGGCCAAAAGCGATTCATTGCTAATCACAGGCCAAGTGATCggtgagttccaggctaaagatccgcagatggcagcttatctggagtatgtgcaggagttgaggaAGTCTTTTGTTTCGTTCGAAGTAGTCCATGTGCCAAGGGAGCAGAACGCCCGGGCCGACTTcctagcaaagctcgccagttcgggcaaggggggcaggcagaggaccgtcatacaAGAGACCCTGAAGACAGCTCGAGCGTTCGTTgcagaccaccaagttctccaaaTTTGCAAGTCAAAGGAAGGGATGGcaagaagtcataagtccctatctcaggagaccttgagaacGCCAAGGGTTAGAGCGCATCCAGTGGGGGAGATAAAAATGACGCAAGTTTGCGCCGTCCACGAGCCGGACACATGGATTACACCATACCAGCGATACATCGCAGATGGCTTACTCCCAATGGACTCgacggaagctaggaaggtaaaaaggaactccagcaagttcaccctcatcgatggtgagttgtacaggtttgggttcacacaccc
The sequence above is a segment of the Phaseolus vulgaris cultivar G19833 chromosome 2, P. vulgaris v2.0, whole genome shotgun sequence genome. Coding sequences within it:
- the LOC137809133 gene encoding uncharacterized protein produces the protein MGARVLLAKSDSLLITGQVIGEFQAKDPQMAAYLEYVQELRKSFVSFEVVHVPREQNARADFLAKLASSGKGGRQRTVIQETLKTARAFVADHQVLQICKSKEGMARSHKSLSQETLRTPRVRAHPVGEIKMTQVCAVHEPDTWITPYQRYIADGLLPMDSTEARKVKRNSSKFTLIDGELYRFGFTHPLLVCVHGERCTRIMAELHEGICGSHIGGRALATRTIRAGYYWPTMREDCKRYAQRCKQCQEHADWHKAPPEELKSIYSPWPFHTWGIDILGPFPLVIRQMKYLVVAVEYFTKWIEAEPVA